GGGGAGGCCCGATATATTTGAAGAATATCTGGACTCCCCGCCCGGAGCAGCCCCCACCAGGAGACGGCGCGGTTCATGGCGGAAACTCGTCTAAAGTCTCTCACAGGCTGTGCGAAGGGGCGATCGAGCGGGGCCATCAGGCCGTTTCAAGCTCAAACCCGTCCCCAACTCATCACACTTTGGGATGGTGTCCCTTCGAGTGAAATACTCCCAGGCCAGCCGCGAAGCCGAAAGGGATTCCAAAGGGAGGAACTCCCTTTGGCCGCCGGAGGCATATTTCTTTTCCCATCTCATCTCTTACGCCCTGGCCACGGGAAGCTCCTCCCAGACTGTTGTGTAGCGGGGCGAGCGCCTCCCCTGGCGCATCCTCCAGGTGCGCTCCACGCCGCAGGCCGCCGAAAACAGCGTGTCCCGGCCCCAGCGGGCGTTGACCCGGTCCAGGGCGGCCATGAGCCTGCCGCCGCGCTCGTCCGGGGCGTGCAGCAGCGAGAGCTGCGCGCCCTGCGCGGGCTCGATGCCGCAGAGCATGACCCCGGCCTTCTTGTAGCGGAAGCCGGGGCGGAAGATGCGCTCCAGCACGGCCGCGCCCTGGGCGATCAGGCGCGGGGTGGCGTCGGTGGGCGGGTCCAGGGCCTGGCTCTGGGAGGCGCTGTACTGGGGCTCGCCCTCGATGAAGGTGTTGGTCTGCACGAAGACCAGGATGGAGGCGGCGCGGCTCTTCTGGGCGCGCAGCTTCTCGGCCGCGCGGGAGATATACTGCCCCAGGGCCTCGCGCAGGTGCTCCAGGCTGGTGACGGGCCGCCCGAAGGAGCGCGAGGAGACGATGCTCTGCTTGGGCTTGGGGGCCAGCTCCAGGGGCAGGCAGGGGGTGCCGTGCAGCTCCAGCCAGGTGTGCAGGCCGCCCACGGTCATGGTCTTGCGTACGAACTCGCGGGGCAGGGCCATGAAGTCCAGGGCGGTGCGCACCCCGCGCTCGCGCAGGCGGCGGCCGTGGCGCGGGCCTATCCCCCAGACGTCCTCCACGTCCAGGCGGGCCAGCAGCTCCCGCCGGGCTTCGCCCTCGGGCAGGACGAGCACGCCGCGCATGGAGGGGTCCTTCTTGGCCAGGCGGTTGGCGGCCTTGGCCAGGGTCTTGGTGGGGGCCACGCCGATGGAGACCGGGATGCCCGTGTCGCGGCGCACGCGCTCGCGGATCATCCGGGCGTAGGGCTCGGGGCCGCCGGGCAGACCGTCCAGTTCCAGGAATGCCTCGTCGATGGAGTAGACCTCCATGCGCGGCGCCAGCGCCCCGGCGGTGGCCATCACCCGCGCGGACATGTCGCCGTAGAGGGTGTAGTTGGAGGAGAACACCGCCACCCCGGCCCGGGCGCAGCGCTCCCGGCACTTGAACTCCGGCTCGCCCATGCGAATGCCCAGGTCCTTGGCCTCCTGGGAGCGGGCGATGACGCAGCCGTCGTTGTTGGAGAGCACCACCACGGGCCGCCTGGCCAGGGCCGGGTCGAAGGCGCGCTCGCAGGAGGCGTAGAAGTTGTTGCAGTCCATCAGCGCGAAGAGCACGGCCCGCCCCCCCCGGCCGCCGCGAGGCGGTGGATGACGTGGGTGGCCACGCCCCAGATCTCCACGGCGTTCTCCTCGTTCAGGGGGATGGGGGTGAAGTCCGGGTTCTCGGGGGCCAGCACCAGCAGGCGGCCCAGGCGCTTGAGGCGCTTCACCGTGAGCTCCCCATGCACGGCGGCCACCACCACGTGGCCGGGCCTGGGCTCCACGGAGCGGTCCACCACCAGCAGGTCGCCCGAGGCGATGCCCGCGCCGCGCATGGAGTCCCCCTGAACGCGGATGAAGTAGGTGGCGGCCGGGTTGCGGACCAGGTGCTCGTTCAAGTCCAGGCGCTGGTCCAGGTAGTCCTCGGCGGGGGAGGGGAACCCGGCCGGGGCCGTGGCCAGGGGCAGCGGGAGCGGCGTATGTTCTTGCATGACGTTGTGTATAGTCTTGCAATACACAAATGGCAAGTGTGAGCGCACACCGTGCGGCGCGGGAGGCTCCTACTGCTCGGGATGGTCGTAGGCGTTGCTGGCGGTGGAGGCGTCGGCGAACCAGAAGTTGTTCTTG
The Fundidesulfovibrio soli DNA segment above includes these coding regions:
- a CDS encoding Y-family DNA polymerase yields the protein MDCNNFYASCERAFDPALARRPVVVLSNNDGCVIARSQEAKDLGIRMGEPEFKCRERCARAGVAVFSSNYTLYGDMSARVMATAGALAPRMEVYSIDEAFLELDGLPGGPEPYARMIRERVRRDTGIPVSIGVAPTKTLAKAANRLAKKDPSMRGVLVLPEGEARRELLARLDVEDVWGIGPRHGRRLRERGVRTALDFMALPREFVRKTMTVGGLHTWLELHGTPCLPLELAPKPKQSIVSSRSFGRPVTSLEHLREALGQYISRAAEKLRAQKSRAASILVFVQTNTFIEGEPQYSASQSQALDPPTDATPRLIAQGAAVLERIFRPGFRYKKAGVMLCGIEPAQGAQLSLLHAPDERGGRLMAALDRVNARWGRDTLFSAACGVERTWRMRQGRRSPRYTTVWEELPVARA
- a CDS encoding LexA family protein, which gives rise to MQEHTPLPLPLATAPAGFPSPAEDYLDQRLDLNEHLVRNPAATYFIRVQGDSMRGAGIASGDLLVVDRSVEPRPGHVVVAAVHGELTVKRLKRLGRLLVLAPENPDFTPIPLNEENAVEIWGVATHVIHRLAAAGGGGPCSSR